ACCATACACCACAAATCAACTTCTGCCTTCATCCTCTCCATTCCCGAAACCTTTCCCTCAAACCCATTCCGAACGGAGATCAATTCACATTCTTAAGATCGTAAAAGAAATGTTTGCTTTTGTCGCATCAAAACACACCACCATACAGTTCGTTTCCAATTTCCTCCATACTGATGGAAGACTCATGACTCCCTCATTTCTCATCCTCATACAACACCTGCATTACCCGTAGTTTATCCATGGTCTGTTCTAGCGCTTTTTCTGCGTGTTTCTACTTTCAGCCTTATCTCAGCTATTCTTCCACTGTTTCTAATACTTTCCAAATATCGTTGAATGTCTAATTCTAACAAAtgtctaaaaagaggagccctagcatGGTACAGCGATGCTTCACAGACAGTTATATCCGGAGTAGGCATgagcatcagtggaccaaatagccacattaaACTGCCCCCAGCTCggacataaccatttttcaagcagaagttcttgctataaacttctgcaccgctttgaacctacaaaaGGCGGATAGGGTGGCCAGAGACGCAGCGAATACGTCCTCtattggaccccaacccgattgtggactacaaaaaagtcacctaaaacaaataattaacaGTTGGGAGGcctcaaagatagccttacgctggaaaaaACTTCCAGCAACAAACAACTTCATACAAGCGAAGaatacatttgccctaaacttttgaagggctaaagttacaatagatcttataggtcgcggtaacgagaggggccgctcccctcagcccggtagcaataataataatagtaaataTCGTTTCATTTCCGTCTTTATAATTACGCCGTTCTTGGCTTCCTTTATTGATCTAATACGCGGCGGAGTACGTATTTCCCTATCTCCAGGACAGAATCAGGGTTAAATTAGAACGTAGTCCCTGTTTTGTAGTGGCAAATGGACGCTTATCTCACTCCTTGCATTTTATCCGGGCTTAGAATAGCATGGAAATTCTCGCATGACCATAATACATAACTAACTTGTCATGCGAGAACCACCAGGGGAGATTGCTAGATGAGTATAATGGGAAAATGTGGGACAAGAACCTCCTAGAGGGTGTAGAAGACCAATAACAAAACCTAAAACGCGTCTAAAAAGTGAAGCAGgcaaatatacatatattatacgATGAAAAGAAAAACCGAAACATTTAGAATTTCAGTAAACACGGCGCTGAACAGTATCCTTGGGAGAAATTCAGAAGCGTTAGGGATTATGGAGGAAGAGATCGGAGAATTGATGGTAACACAAACAAGGCACTGAATGTTTCCAAAAATTCGAGATTGTAAAAGTTCCATTTCATTATCGTGTTAACTGTCATGAAGATAGAACTCAATCCATTGCTTTCCTAAAACGACGATGGTGCTAACAATCCCAAAATCGAGAAAAGATGTAACACAGCCTGGGAACAGGGCACCTAATACTCTTCTCACCGGACTGTCGAAAATTATGGAAAGCATTCTGCAGGAGATTTCGACTGCAAAAAGAAGTGGAAAGGAAAAGACTATTCCCgtagaatcaatttagattCAAGGAACGAAGAGGAGGTGCAAACTGTGCACGTTGGCACATTAGCACATTGGTACTTGCCCAGAAGAAAAGACATCAGGCGGTGCTATTAGATCTTGGTTTACGACTCCAACAGGCAAGATGGCTTGCTTTCAAAGATTATCCAGAGCAACTTAGAAAGGAACCTAGTTTCCTTTCTGAGGAATAGGTACTTCAAGGTGAAAATGAGagataaaatatttagtaGGTCTGAGAAATGGATGAGAAGATGTTTTTCAACATAATGCAGAATGTAATGCAGATGATATGGGTATAGGGGCCGATCTGAAAGGAAGTGTCGTGACAATGAGAGGCAGAACTGAAACGGCGCTTTAAAAGAAGCTTTGATGACTTATTAACTCTGTGGCTTGGTGCAAAAAGAGCCAATGtctttttttcttgaaaataaggCCTATATTGCAAAAGCATTAATTTGCCATATATTTTCAGTGCTAAAACGCTAAAACTCAAATTCCGCTTGGAAGTAATTTTATGCAAGAAGGGCCAAAGTATAGATACGCCAGCCTTagttttgattttgtaatgcAATAACGGCCAATCTTGACTTTGCCATATTATAtgtaagatttttaaataagtcaCAGCTGTCATATGACATTGGCCGTTAATAGCAAACACGGAGTTCGGTGTACAGACGTTATTTTGTGTGGTGTTAAGTACAGAATTAATAAGTCATTATGAAAAACGCttgttttgaatttgaagaGAGATCCaataaatttgaggttatggaTATTAGTTGCTTAGAGTATCTTCAACAAAAcggtatttaaaataaattatcagaCTAGAAGGGTTGCATTaggaataaaaattattcttctTTTGCTTTTAGATTCTGCCGAGAAAGAAGATACTGCTGGAAGTAGTAGCATATCACTGTCTGCTGAAAATCAggtaaacagaaaaaaaattagaaaacgaTATACAAAATTCTGTGCATTTGCATGAAAGTACCACATCGtttgttgattatgaaaatcaGGGCAAATTATTATATGAAATTGAAGGACATTTAGATACCGTGGAAATTTCTGTGCCATCGGTAAGTGCAGAAATAATAAACCTCGACTGTGAAGAAAGTACATCTTCATTCCTGGAAGAAGATTGTGATTTTGAGAATAGTTCGGATGAATACATTCCTAATGCAGATGAGGATACCGATGACGAATCATCACTAGAAGATCTTTCgttatttataagaaaaaattcaagatCTACCAAAGGAAAGAACGTCGTTCCACAAAACATTTCTTCCGTGCAAGATACAGGTTCCAAAACtgtaaagaaaagaaaggaaGAAAAATCCAGATCAGTGGGACATAGTTAAAAGAAAGCAGTTAAAACTCAGGGTAAAGAATATACAACCGTTTCTGGAAAAGAAATTCCAGCCAAGTACTTAAAGcctgaaaaattctgcttTCTCAAACAAGAAcaactaaatatttttaacaacttttacGTGCAGAAAGCACGTTTCTGGTGAAACGCAAAACcaatttctaagaaaaaagTTGAACGTTTAAGGGGTGATACGGATAAAGTTAGCAGACGCAATTTTTCCAGAAGGTATTTCTTGCAAAAGTCTGATGACAGAATTCAAGTTTGTCAggctatatttttaaaaactcttCCTGTAACTTTAAAACAAGTAAGAGTGATTGTTGAAAAGAAAAGGACTTCAGCTTCCGGAATTTACCAAGAAGTTACAAGAGGTGTTTCCAgcttataaaaatcattatgcACGAGAACAAACAGGGAAAAAGTATTTGTGTTGAGAtttatcaatttcaaaaatgtatcgtCTTTATGTTGAATACTGCCAGACAAATAACTTCATAGTACGAAAAGAATCtgtatacagaaaaatttttgttgaagaATTTAACTTATCATTCCATAGGCCAAAATTAGATACTTGTGGCAAATGTGATAAATTTCAATTACAACTTAGGTATTCCAAAAACGAATTAGAAAAACAATCTATCCAAACTCAATTAAATGAGTCTAGATGCTCATGACGAAATCTGACAAAATAAGAAGCAGACAAGATAAGCACATAGTCACTGCATCATTTGACTTACAAAAATGCTTGCCTACACCATACTTGACCAGTATTACTATCTTTCAAACGTGAACTTTGGACACTAAACTTGACAATTCATGAAACTTGTGGTTTGGGGCCAACATCGACATATTGTTATTTATGGTATGAAACATTGGCAGCACGTGGTGGACAGGAGAGAAGTTCGTGTCTTTTTCATTATCTTACGAATTTAGAACTTGATGTTCAAGACGTTAATTTGTACAGTGACTTATGTCCtggacaaaataaaaataatatgtctGTCTGATGTTGTTAAGTGCAACCATTCTATATTTAAGACGACAAGGTAAGGATATAACAATGAACCACAAATTTCTGAAAGCTGGCAATAGAGGAAGCAAAAAATACTACTACAGTTAAATAGtctaataaaagttgttgaaaTGGAGCAGAAAAACTTcctcaaatttaaatctttactgaatttgaattatgttcaccgcaaaaaaaaaaaactagtaCAATCTGTTAAGTGGtcattaatcaaatttatgcAATATCGACCAGAAAGTCCAGTTAAAGTGTAAACTGTTTCTATAAAGAATCTTTTCTACCGATgaagaatttgaaactttagACTTGTCAAAAAGAAATTCAGATGAATCATACCCACCAACATAATGTTACAACCACTATCATTAAGCaaggaaaaattaaaggaCCTAAAATCACTGCTTCCATACATTCATGTGAACAGCAGAATTTTCTGCgagaaatttatggaaaatcTTCCCGGAAAATTTGATGCTGAACACTATTTTCCAAATGGAGGGTCTGATGATGAATACGAAGTATAACACTTTTACATGGGCTCTTTCAATTAGTAtaattttgcatattttgtAGTTCTTTCTTGTGTTTGAAACTCTATATTgtactaattaataactttgtCTTCTGTTCTACTGTATGAAATATTTTGtctgttttttatatttgcagcaaaagatttttataaatttaaatattcgttttgatttttttgcaatttttcaaaaaaatatcttgatACGTGTATATtctgtgtttgttttttttgatACTGTTAAGTAAGCTATTGTATTGTAACACTGTAAGTCTAAACGGCCAATGTCACAAGTTGAGAcaaattttggaaataaagGGCCaatgtcataaaattttttgaaaacaaaagaaataattatcgTTCAATTTAAGGTAAGTAATCCTAATAACAAAAGCATGTATCAAACGTTGAATtcaataaagtaaattaaGCACGACTGTAATTGAGCTAAAAAAAGTGGCAAATCtgttttcttaatttactCAAAAGTAAGAATTTTGACATTGGCCTTTTTTGCACCAAGGCACAGAACTATTTCCTTACTTGCTAGTTTGAAGAACCGTTAATAGTAAATTACATAGTTTACAGCATATGACTAGGACCAGATAGAACCCTTGTATATGATTGCACCAGCACCATGAAAGGTATGAAGAAAATTGGATCAGCATAGTCATCCCTGAGTTAAGAAATGGTAGTCCTGGAAGTACACGAGCTGACGGTAATTGACTTCTCTTGAACAGAGGTCAAAATTGTTTGAGTTTCATCATATAGATAGTTCAATGATCAATGAGGTAATGTTTTtcaatgaatatttttaaaattgttacggcgattaatattaacttttcATTAGTTTCTAATGAATGATTTTAagcttttataattttcacaGCTTCCTcgaaagaaattataatagatatagaatttattataataaaattgtaaattttaaagtacaACTATATAAACATCAAAACATGAGGAGAAAGAAGCAaaatagataatttaaaattgacctcgaatatagaaaaaagaaaatagaaaatcaaCGGATTTTGTGAAATACGCCTTTTGAAATTTCTCGTGTTGTAAGAAACAAGTAAATACAAGgtgaaataaataagaaatttgtaCTCTCGTTTGTACCagttattttcaatttgaaacaCATAAATTGAGGATGAATCTCCACAGTACTTTgttaaaataagatttatttcaGAATTCTTTTTGTGTAccttacaaaaaaatacatatcgTTGCTAATGCTTACGTAGAGTTCTTAGTTACTATTTAGTACAAGGATATGTCGTGAACTATATATTAAACGATGTTGCATAATGTGATGTGTGCCATATCAGATGAAAAATTACCGAAGATGTCACCCACAATGGTCGGGAGATGACGAGTTCGTAATCAATCAACGATCAAGGATGATGCAGTTTgcgttaatttatatttttgcttGATGGAAAAGGTCGCAGACATTGTTGTGACATAACAACTTAGAAAGCTTCATTATGTTGCAATACTAGActagaaaaaaatatctttcgatgaaaaattaattatgtagTTTTATTTTGGGTCTATGTAAATCTATAAAGAATGCAAGACTTTAACTTTTATGattctcaaaatttaattttattatttctaaaataaatttattatgtatttcaaaaaatgatacaaatcgttaataactaattaaaatTCGATTTCCTTGATACTCAGAGATGGTAGTCAGGGAAGTTCTTGTTGCGTCAACACACCTGCAGCATTTGTCATTCGTCTAACAACTCATACATTCAAGGTGAACACAAAACGATTCAGCAAATCATGGGCCTAGTTTGGAATCATACAAATTAGCTCGACCAGAGAGGATAAAGTTCTTACTTGAATTAGGCTGAGTCACAAGCTATTCAATATTAAATCGATGATTAACCGTATTCAATAGagtaaaaaaacaaatacggAGTTGAAGTTATAGTGAATTCATGAGGAACCGATTAAGGACAAGCAATCTTATTTACTTATTTGGACATCGTAACCATGTATTAAACCCCGACAAGCGGCCATATAATAGAAACTCATTCTCCTGGATGAAATAACACATCATCGAAGcttattaaaatatgttcCACAATGAAAATAAAGCTATGTGTACGAATACGGCTAGGAAGAGATCTAAGGAGTAGGCACTCAATCTAAGTAAAGGAAATCCAGGTACAGATACAACATGAGACAAATTTCGTATACTAGGATATCATGGCTAAAATACGACAAATCTCCTTGATACTTTTTGAAACAAGAAGATCtagatttttgtttaaacattttttggataATCTTGAAGCCCTTCACTTATAGTAGACCAGCAGCTTGAAGTCGTCTCAAAACTATTTATAACAAACATCTTGTAAAGTAGTGATTTAATTCATAATCCATATTaaccaattataaattaataaaaataaggataaagatattttctttgtacttatattggttattttattttaaataatatactatATTTTTTAGACATCACATtgattaacaataattattcaattgattttcaaatttatagaAACCCTACACAGACAGATACCATTATTCCtgcaaattcttttttgatattacaTAAAACTGCAGCTTTTAAAGCATACTTATATAGATGTTTTAGTACACCTTTATCTAATAACAATGATAGAACTAAAGAATTGAACTTAATAAGAACTATTGGTATCAATAATGGTTATCAACTTTCAcaataaaattcaataattaataaattcataaatagCCAAAATTGAAGATTACCAACAGGTTAtgcaaaataacaaaatttacaaatctATTAATTTCCCGGCAAAATAGCTTATAATATCCAAACTATTTGTAAAAATCGTAATATAAAGATGtcctttaaaaataacaataaattacaatagttatttatgtacCAAGTCAGCAAAGTGATGCTTTATCGAAGGAATCTGAATTTGCGAGGCGAGTAACAGGCGAGTTGCGAtattgtgcaattgttatcaaaccgaattttaaaaagctaTTATCACACTCAgaaagagcgctctttaaattatcttaatcCGGATTTTCGTTGGTGAAgatctatcggcgtcatgcttaaatcgcCCTTAACCCTAGGAGGTTCATGGATTTTTTGGCGCTAACTGGTACAACTAGGTCTGCGCAGACCTATATGGGATTTGTATGGGAGTACATAGGCAGGTGTCTTAAAAGTATGTGTAAATGTGTTTAATGCTAGGAAAAAGACAAgatcaacaataaaaacatatttgtGTATTTTCTAGATaacaatgtaaaaaaaaagattaggAAAATAAAGATTAGATTAGGTTTTTTGCAATGCATGCAATGAAAACGAGTTTTTCGGAACAGCATGCGCTGGTTGGTCATCTATCGGTGGGCCTGCAGCTACCTGCGAGAAAACGTTGAACAATTGATTTTAGAATATGAATTGAATGAATCAATAAATGAAATGCTTACCTCTACACCGAATAACGCCATTGCGTGTTTGACGTGTTGCATTTCTCTTACAATGGGATTCGTTGCTCTCTGCTCCATGTGAGGGACCACCAGCTGCTCTGCCAATTCCATAAGGAAGACACGTCTTCGGTCGGTCCTCTTGACATGCCCCAATTTATCATGGATGATAAATGCAGCCAAGCCCGCCACGTCCAACATGTTATAGAACAGAGCTAACGGCCATCGGTTTGTGCCCCGTTTGCACGTGTAACCGCTAACCATCTGATACATCGTGTCCACTCCTGATTTGTACATATTGTAGTCAAGAATTTGAAGTGGCTTCTTCGATGGCTTCGATGAGTCGACGGCGGAATTATAATGTTCGGTCGAGATGAGAACCACaacttttttctcttttgGTACATATGAGCATAGTGCGATGTTATTATTGTGGTAACCGAATACTGTGCTAAATACATCTCGTTTTGGATCTAACATCTCCTTCGGTACACAGGCTTTGTTTTTGCGCATAGTTCCTATATATGCCAACCGTTTTGTCATCAAAGCCGTAGCCAAATCAAAAGATGAGAAGAAGTTGTCGGCATATATTGTTCTTCCAGAACCGGCGTGTTTTTCAACTAATTTCATCACAACGTTCTCGCCTTGATTTACCGCAAGCGCTTTATTTGCCTGTTTTCCAACATATATTATACCTTTCAGTGGGTAATTGGAATTGGCGTCACACATCCACCAGACTTTAATATGCATCCCTACACGCAAAAACGCTTAATTACTATTcctttaaacaactttcttatttgatagggggaaaactatagaagtatagatctatcttatctacaattttatgctctttctaatggtgtataacacgagGCGATCGCTGCTTGGTTATAGAGTTTTTTcctggtgatataagaaagttattgattccaacaatgtttaaaagcagctaaaacgtgtgaatttggtaatttttttgacCAAAAACGTCCTTGTGCAAGTCTATAACTTCAAgatatacttctatagttttcctcatatcaaataagaaagttgtttaaaggaatagcaattaaacgtttctgtatatagagatgtatattaaaggtgatttaaCCATGATGCTAATAGATATTGATCGACAAAAATccggattaagatatttgaaggagcgtcctttctgattgtgaacaccgttttttaaaattcggttttgataacaattgcacaaaggcttgaagtttggtaatattAAGCAATTTTACGTACAGAACGGtgttcttcatcttttattgatcttaatatcaacaTCCGACGATTTCatagagaaagaatcaagctatctctaataataagaaagatatcagctaataaaatagataggaaattacgggtaaaagtttgttgttggaaggtttgttgctatcgtcacacgggttatttatttatttttattgtgtaaCCATGTATACacatgtcttttttaataactattttaatttaagtaaactactattaaataagctactatacttatttatcatttatatttacaacataaagatATTTCAGTAATTTGACAGATCATTTGATACACAATCTATTAACACAAAGTCTATTAAtacacatttggtagaaacaattctatctaacgacatttaattgtcgttatgcatcgatagcctaagaaacaaggttttcatccgaaaatatgttgtaatctcaacaagtttagtgaaaataactttttattttgtgcgtgggtataaattaaacaatttcaggttaggatttaatacgaaaatgcatatttaacattgcttttaacttccaaaaagaaacgtcaaatcgcaactttaagtcatttcctaccgaataaaaaaaaatcatcgatttttaagacgGACTGCTAATCTTAATATATGCCAGactacgatttattacgattttctgtaaatgattgaaaaaacttgtttatcttgaaaaataagaaaacgcattgtgttaaaaaattaatatctcaaaaact
This region of Onthophagus taurus isolate NC chromosome 3, IU_Otau_3.0, whole genome shotgun sequence genomic DNA includes:
- the LOC139429490 gene encoding piggyBac transposable element-derived protein 4-like, whose product is MHIKVWWMCDANSNYPLKGIIYVGKQANKALAVNQGENVVMKLVEKHAGSGRTIYADNFFSSFDLATALMTKRLAYIGTMRKNKACVPKEMLDPKRDVFSTVFGYHNNNIALCSYVPKEKKVVVLISTEHYNSAVDSSKPSKKPLQILDYNMYKSGVDTMYQMVSGYTCKRGTNRWPLALFYNMLDVAGLAAFIIHDKLGHVKRTDRRRVFLMELAEQLVVPHMEQRATNPIVREMQHVKHAMALFGVEVAAGPPIDDQPAHAVPKNSFSLHALQKT